In bacterium, a single window of DNA contains:
- the xdh gene encoding selenium-dependent xanthine dehydrogenase — MNAMKFTLNEKEFEATLDDGISLMDVLREQAGLISPKNGCAPQGSCGCCTVIVDGKAVSSCAVPAKNVQGKSVLTLEGFTEQERDIFAKAFTLSAGSQCGFCTPGIVVRAKSLIQKNPTPSREEIAVALNNHICRCTGFVKIVDAIDLAAKALNGQPLPEADYSGKIGSSLPRMDVEKFALGERPYIDDMTMPGMQYAAFLFSPHPRIKVEKIDTSAAERLAGVARIVTAKDVTGVRKQGTIYKDWPLFIAEGEITHCIGDILAAVVASNERTARKGVEQIKLKYEMLPGIFDPEEALKHGAVQVHADHANLLSDSVIRRGDVDSALKASAFVETKTFETQMIEHAFLEPESSIAYLKDGIVEALSQGQGVFDDRKQIASFLNLPEEKVNVTLITNGGAFGGKEDISIQGQVALMAILTKTPVKATLTREESIRLHPKRHPIKMTYTVGCDADGKLTAVRARMIGDKGAYASVGTKVLERAAGHACGPYNILHSDVEALAVYTNNLPCGAMRGFGANQASFAMEGMMDILAEKVGIDGWEMRWRNVVDVGDTFCTGQVFERAVGIKKTLLAVKDIYYSSKYAGIGCGIKNVGIGNGMAEYGQAVVTVHPDETITINTGFTEMGQGFCTVMIQFFSEVTGIDPRKVRVNIDTTEPTPCGMTTASRATVLGGRAVIKAGQEMKKDLDAGKTISQLAGKKYFGEVVIDYTTALEDKTKKPITHMSFGFATQVCILDEQGKLKKFVAAHDVGKVINKKLIEGQLEGSIHMGLGYALTEELKLKDGVPESFKFRSLGILRAKDMPETEIILIEEHESEGPFGAKGVGEIGLVPTAGAVAGALYKFDGIRRYKLPMRDSPAAKAIVK, encoded by the coding sequence ATGAATGCTATGAAATTTACATTAAACGAAAAAGAATTTGAAGCAACGCTCGACGACGGCATTTCCTTGATGGATGTCTTGCGCGAACAGGCGGGTTTGATTTCGCCTAAGAACGGCTGTGCGCCGCAAGGATCTTGCGGCTGCTGTACGGTGATCGTGGACGGCAAAGCGGTATCTTCATGCGCGGTTCCGGCGAAAAATGTTCAGGGGAAGAGCGTTCTTACCTTGGAAGGATTTACTGAACAGGAGCGGGACATTTTTGCCAAGGCGTTCACGCTTTCTGCCGGATCACAATGCGGTTTTTGTACTCCCGGAATTGTTGTGCGGGCGAAAAGCCTTATTCAGAAAAATCCAACGCCCTCGCGCGAAGAGATCGCCGTTGCGCTGAATAATCATATTTGCCGATGCACGGGATTTGTGAAGATAGTTGATGCGATCGACCTTGCGGCAAAAGCATTAAATGGACAGCCGTTACCTGAAGCGGATTACTCCGGGAAAATCGGATCAAGTCTTCCGCGCATGGACGTCGAGAAGTTTGCCTTGGGCGAGCGGCCGTATATTGACGATATGACGATGCCCGGAATGCAGTATGCCGCATTCCTTTTTTCACCTCACCCGCGGATCAAAGTTGAAAAAATCGACACTTCGGCGGCAGAGCGCCTTGCCGGAGTTGCGCGTATAGTAACAGCAAAGGATGTAACCGGAGTGCGCAAGCAGGGAACCATTTACAAAGATTGGCCGTTATTTATTGCCGAAGGAGAGATTACGCATTGCATCGGCGATATTCTCGCCGCGGTTGTTGCGAGCAACGAGCGAACGGCGCGCAAAGGCGTTGAACAGATAAAGCTTAAGTATGAAATGTTACCGGGTATTTTTGATCCCGAAGAAGCGTTAAAACACGGCGCGGTGCAGGTTCATGCAGATCACGCAAATCTATTATCTGACTCGGTCATAAGACGCGGCGATGTAGATTCTGCATTGAAGGCATCTGCTTTCGTGGAAACGAAAACTTTTGAAACGCAGATGATCGAGCACGCCTTTCTTGAGCCGGAAAGTTCCATTGCGTATCTCAAAGATGGGATTGTAGAAGCGCTCAGCCAGGGGCAGGGCGTATTTGATGATAGAAAACAAATTGCATCATTTCTAAATTTACCGGAAGAAAAAGTAAATGTCACGCTGATCACCAACGGCGGCGCTTTCGGCGGAAAAGAAGATATCAGTATCCAGGGACAAGTTGCGCTGATGGCCATACTGACGAAAACGCCGGTGAAAGCTACGTTGACGCGCGAAGAAAGCATTCGGCTTCATCCCAAGCGCCATCCGATCAAAATGACTTACACCGTTGGATGCGATGCCGATGGCAAGTTAACGGCCGTTCGTGCGCGGATGATCGGCGATAAAGGCGCATACGCGTCCGTTGGGACCAAAGTTTTGGAGCGGGCTGCGGGGCATGCATGCGGCCCTTACAATATTTTACATTCGGATGTCGAAGCGCTGGCGGTGTACACGAATAATCTACCGTGCGGCGCTATGCGTGGATTCGGCGCCAACCAGGCTTCCTTTGCCATGGAAGGAATGATGGATATTCTCGCGGAAAAGGTCGGTATCGACGGGTGGGAGATGCGCTGGCGCAATGTGGTCGATGTCGGCGACACTTTTTGTACGGGTCAGGTATTTGAACGCGCAGTCGGCATTAAGAAAACGTTGCTGGCCGTGAAAGATATTTATTATTCATCTAAATACGCCGGCATCGGATGCGGGATCAAAAATGTCGGCATTGGCAACGGCATGGCGGAATATGGCCAGGCGGTAGTTACGGTTCATCCCGATGAAACCATTACGATCAACACCGGGTTTACAGAAATGGGACAGGGATTCTGTACGGTAATGATTCAGTTTTTCAGCGAAGTAACGGGGATCGACCCGAGAAAAGTTCGCGTGAATATCGATACCACGGAACCGACGCCTTGCGGCATGACGACGGCTTCGCGCGCAACGGTACTCGGTGGGCGCGCGGTGATAAAGGCCGGACAGGAAATGAAAAAAGATTTAGATGCCGGTAAAACGATTTCGCAATTGGCCGGAAAAAAATATTTCGGAGAAGTTGTGATCGACTATACGACCGCCCTGGAAGATAAAACGAAAAAACCGATCACGCATATGTCGTTCGGCTTCGCGACGCAGGTGTGTATTCTGGATGAGCAGGGTAAACTGAAAAAATTCGTTGCAGCGCATGATGTGGGTAAAGTCATAAACAAGAAACTCATTGAGGGACAACTGGAAGGCTCCATTCACATGGGACTGGGTTATGCGCTGACGGAAGAATTAAAACTAAAAGACGGAGTGCCGGAATCATTCAAATTCCGTTCCCTCGGAATATTGCGGGCGAAGGACATGCCTGAAACGGAAATAATTCTTATTGAAGAACATGAATCCGAAGGGCCGTTTGGCGCTAAAGGAGTCGGTGAAATCGGGCTGGTTCCCACTGCCGGAGCGGTCGCCGGAGCTTTATATAAATTCGACGGCATCCGCCGATACAAACTACCGATGAGAGATTCACCGGCGGCGAAGGCAATAGTCAAATAA
- the ssnA gene encoding putative aminohydrolase SsnA — MTKTLLKNTTAVTFFPGSIEMIDLRIDNGLILEKGKNLLPHPGEDVIDLRGKIVLPGMVNAHTHLYSSLSRGMPMPKTPPKNFLEVLKKIWWKLDRALDEETIYYSALVGAIEAVQCGTTAMIDHHASPNAIKGSLDIIKEAMAKVGLRGVLCYEVTDRGGKKQRDEGISENENFINANGKNSHFRGLVGAHASFTLNDESLSLCAELAETYKTGVHIHVAEDLCDVADAKKKYGCSIIDRLSRKNMITKKSILAHCIHLSQKDYTKLNKSQAWLANNPRSNMNNKVGVAPIHQFKNRGMIGTDGFPSDMLEEAKIAFFKRQDSLQKQPIDLAQLISGGQRCISEIFGSPFGTLAKNSNADLIVSDYVAPTPMSQENIFGHYLFGMRSANIESVMVGGKWVMKNRTIPGIDLESIYSTAAQKSKKMWIKMMETVP, encoded by the coding sequence GTGACAAAAACACTTTTAAAAAACACTACGGCGGTTACCTTTTTTCCGGGTTCTATAGAAATGATCGACCTGCGAATCGATAACGGTTTGATTTTAGAAAAAGGAAAAAATCTCTTGCCGCATCCGGGCGAAGATGTTATTGACCTGCGTGGAAAGATCGTCTTACCGGGAATGGTAAATGCCCACACGCACTTGTATTCTTCACTTTCCCGCGGTATGCCGATGCCGAAGACGCCTCCTAAGAATTTTCTAGAGGTCTTAAAAAAAATCTGGTGGAAATTGGACCGTGCGCTGGATGAAGAAACGATCTATTACAGCGCGCTGGTTGGCGCGATTGAGGCAGTTCAGTGCGGAACAACCGCCATGATCGATCACCACGCGTCGCCGAATGCGATCAAGGGTTCGTTGGACATTATTAAAGAAGCGATGGCGAAGGTTGGACTGCGCGGCGTGTTATGCTATGAAGTAACTGACCGCGGCGGCAAGAAACAGCGTGACGAAGGCATTTCGGAGAACGAAAATTTTATAAATGCAAACGGCAAAAATTCACATTTCCGCGGACTTGTCGGCGCACACGCTTCATTTACGCTGAATGATGAATCGCTGTCGCTTTGCGCCGAACTAGCGGAGACGTACAAAACAGGCGTTCACATTCACGTTGCGGAAGATCTGTGCGACGTGGCCGACGCAAAAAAGAAATACGGATGCAGTATCATTGACAGGCTTTCCCGAAAGAATATGATTACAAAAAAATCTATTCTTGCCCACTGCATTCATCTTTCACAAAAGGATTATACTAAGCTCAATAAGTCTCAAGCTTGGCTTGCGAACAATCCTCGTTCGAATATGAATAATAAAGTAGGCGTTGCGCCGATTCACCAATTTAAGAACCGAGGAATGATCGGGACGGACGGTTTTCCTTCGGATATGCTCGAAGAAGCGAAAATCGCGTTTTTCAAACGTCAAGATTCACTACAAAAACAGCCGATTGATTTAGCCCAACTTATTTCCGGCGGACAGCGCTGTATTTCGGAGATTTTCGGTTCGCCGTTTGGAACTCTGGCTAAGAATTCCAATGCCGACCTTATTGTATCGGATTACGTAGCGCCGACGCCTATGTCGCAGGAAAACATCTTCGGGCATTATTTATTCGGAATGCGTTCGGCAAACATCGAGTCCGTAATGGTTGGAGGGAAATGGGTTATGAAAAACCGTACGATCCCGGGCATCGATCTCGAAAGCATCTATTCAACGGCCGCTCAAAAATCAAAAAAAATGTGGATCAAAATGATGGAGACGGTCCCATGA
- the ygeW gene encoding knotted carbamoyltransferase YgeW: MQKEFQTLFDTLSGYKTNMFSKDFLLTWERSEEELKAVLTVAQLLKDMHKAGKSLRVFDTGLAISIFRDNSTRTRFSYASAANALGLGLSELDEEKSQIAHGETVRETANMISFLAEVIGIRDDMFLGEGNKYMREFGDAVQEGFDHGILHQRPSVINLQCDIDHPTQALADLMQLKNTFGSLENLRGKKIAMTWAYSPSYGKPLSVPQGIIGLMSRFGMDVSLAYPEGYGLIPDVIEQAKKQSAKSAGKFEIVNTMEDAFKDADIVYPKSWAPFNVMQRRTVLLNNNDKSGLKELEKECLANNAKFKSWECDEPRMKLTKKGEALYMHCLPADISGVSCDEGEVSKDVFEKYRLTTYAEAGYKPFVIAAMMFLTRMQNPVEKMKQLLENNIKRR; this comes from the coding sequence ATGCAAAAAGAATTTCAGACGTTATTCGACACACTGTCCGGTTATAAAACCAATATGTTCAGTAAAGATTTTCTTTTGACGTGGGAAAGGTCGGAAGAGGAATTAAAAGCCGTTCTTACGGTCGCGCAATTATTGAAGGACATGCATAAAGCCGGGAAGTCGCTGCGAGTATTCGATACCGGGCTTGCTATTTCCATTTTTCGCGATAATTCGACTCGCACGCGTTTCAGTTACGCCTCGGCTGCCAATGCGCTGGGACTGGGACTGTCCGAACTGGATGAAGAAAAATCCCAGATCGCTCACGGTGAAACCGTTCGTGAAACGGCGAATATGATCTCATTTCTTGCGGAAGTGATCGGAATTCGTGACGACATGTTTCTCGGCGAAGGAAATAAATATATGCGGGAATTTGGAGATGCTGTCCAGGAAGGATTTGACCATGGGATTCTTCATCAGCGCCCGAGTGTTATCAATCTGCAGTGCGATATCGATCATCCGACGCAGGCGCTGGCCGACCTGATGCAGTTAAAGAATACCTTCGGTTCGCTTGAAAATCTGCGGGGAAAGAAGATTGCCATGACGTGGGCGTATTCACCGAGTTACGGGAAACCGCTGTCCGTTCCACAGGGAATTATCGGGCTAATGTCGCGCTTCGGCATGGACGTTTCACTTGCCTATCCGGAGGGATACGGCTTAATTCCCGACGTGATCGAACAGGCGAAGAAACAATCGGCAAAGTCCGCCGGAAAGTTTGAGATTGTCAACACGATGGAGGATGCGTTCAAAGATGCGGACATTGTATATCCTAAATCATGGGCGCCGTTCAATGTCATGCAGCGAAGGACCGTTCTGCTGAATAACAACGACAAGTCCGGGCTGAAGGAACTTGAAAAAGAATGCCTGGCGAATAATGCCAAATTCAAGAGCTGGGAATGCGACGAACCGAGAATGAAATTAACAAAAAAAGGCGAAGCGCTGTACATGCACTGCCTTCCTGCGGACATTTCCGGCGTCAGCTGCGACGAAGGCGAAGTGTCAAAAGATGTGTTTGAAAAATACCGTCTTACGACGTATGCTGAAGCGGGTTATAAGCCGTTCGTCATTGCGGCGATGATGTTTTTGACACGCATGCAAAATCCGGTTGAGAAAATGAAACAATTACTGGAAAACAACATCAAGAGAAGGTAA
- a CDS encoding glutamate synthase, translated as MAELVPIPFNTLLRRMYYEYTKAQTIFDLPLRKFYSPTADENLAVTSCGNPAANPVGPAAGPHTQLTQNIALAWLAGSRIIELKTVQIKDQLDITRPCIDMATIGYNTEWSQELRLDESAREYVKAVMMVDILKHWLFLEAPDSKYRSSQFNTIFDVSVGYDLAGIQSPQIRSWLNGMKDASVLIEEFRNEIPDEFKQYRDLPFRKKISDSITLSTFHGTPADEIERICEFLLGDMGFHVVIKMNPPMLGQARLEHLLHEKLGYTNVSVNPKAYELNIQFKDAVAVVKRLQNIGKKNGKTVGVKFGNTLEVLNQGKFLKDKVQYLSGQPLHVLHLSLVNDWRKEFGADFPISFSAGVDANNFADCVSIGLVPVTACTDLLRPGGYGRLPNYLTNLEKAMKSLGAKSVDEFIVLTAKQSGCTEITRPSSVLHNTGLLLEKSISNPRYHFSANHKLPKKIGSSLHLFDCISCDKCIPVCPNDANFYFEIEPIEVDYNHIEISAQGWKKIAGGSFAIKEKHQIGNYADACNECGNCDVFCPEDGGPYIEKPRFFGSLEAYKKWPTYSGFVLQSDKTKVILFGRFKDQEFELHRDRNSRQTIFRNHSALVSLDYETNDVLDASGSVNSVIDLRYYFVMKTLLIGMLNTDRVHFVNAG; from the coding sequence ATGGCAGAACTCGTACCCATTCCATTCAATACGCTTTTGCGGAGAATGTATTACGAATACACGAAGGCCCAAACGATCTTCGATCTGCCGTTGCGGAAATTTTACTCTCCGACGGCCGATGAAAATCTCGCGGTAACATCGTGCGGAAATCCAGCCGCCAATCCCGTCGGCCCCGCCGCCGGGCCCCACACTCAACTCACTCAGAATATCGCTCTTGCATGGTTGGCCGGTTCAAGAATTATCGAATTAAAAACCGTTCAGATCAAAGACCAACTTGACATCACGCGCCCGTGCATCGATATGGCGACGATCGGCTACAATACGGAATGGTCGCAGGAATTGCGCCTTGATGAATCTGCGAGAGAATATGTCAAGGCGGTCATGATGGTCGATATTTTAAAACACTGGTTATTCTTAGAAGCGCCGGATTCGAAATACCGTTCATCGCAATTTAATACCATCTTCGATGTGAGCGTCGGCTACGACCTAGCCGGAATCCAGTCACCTCAGATTCGTTCTTGGCTTAACGGAATGAAAGATGCGTCAGTTCTTATTGAGGAATTTCGAAATGAAATTCCGGATGAGTTCAAGCAATACCGCGACCTGCCATTCCGGAAAAAGATATCGGACAGCATCACATTGTCAACGTTTCACGGAACGCCGGCCGATGAGATCGAGCGTATCTGTGAATTTCTGCTCGGCGACATGGGATTTCACGTCGTTATCAAGATGAACCCTCCGATGCTCGGCCAGGCCCGCCTTGAACATTTACTGCATGAAAAACTCGGTTACACGAATGTTTCCGTGAATCCAAAAGCGTATGAACTGAATATCCAATTCAAAGATGCCGTTGCCGTAGTGAAACGGCTGCAGAATATCGGTAAGAAAAACGGAAAAACTGTGGGTGTGAAATTCGGCAATACGCTGGAAGTCCTGAATCAGGGAAAATTCCTGAAGGACAAAGTTCAGTATCTTTCGGGCCAGCCGCTCCACGTCCTGCATCTTTCGCTGGTCAATGACTGGCGAAAAGAATTTGGCGCCGATTTCCCGATCTCCTTTTCAGCCGGAGTTGACGCGAATAATTTTGCGGATTGCGTATCGATAGGACTTGTTCCGGTAACGGCCTGCACGGATCTGCTGCGGCCTGGAGGATACGGAAGATTGCCGAATTATTTGACGAATCTTGAGAAAGCAATGAAATCACTTGGCGCGAAGTCCGTTGACGAATTCATAGTTTTGACAGCAAAACAATCCGGCTGTACGGAAATCACCAGGCCATCTTCCGTTCTTCACAACACAGGGCTGTTATTGGAAAAAAGTATATCGAATCCACGGTATCATTTTTCTGCAAATCATAAATTACCAAAAAAGATCGGCAGCAGTTTACATTTATTTGATTGCATCAGTTGTGATAAATGTATTCCGGTCTGTCCGAACGACGCCAATTTTTATTTTGAGATCGAACCGATTGAAGTTGACTATAATCATATCGAAATTAGTGCGCAAGGCTGGAAGAAGATCGCCGGCGGATCGTTCGCGATAAAAGAAAAGCACCAGATCGGAAATTATGCGGATGCGTGCAATGAATGCGGCAATTGCGACGTGTTTTGCCCTGAAGACGGCGGCCCTTATATTGAAAAGCCTAGATTTTTCGGTTCCTTGGAAGCCTACAAAAAATGGCCTACGTACAGCGGTTTTGTTTTGCAATCCGACAAAACAAAAGTAATTCTTTTCGGACGGTTTAAAGATCAGGAATTTGAATTACATCGTGACCGCAATAGCCGCCAAACGATTTTTAGGAATCATTCGGCGCTGGTGAGTCTGGATTATGAAACGAACGACGTGCTCGACGCCTCTGGTTCGGTCAATTCGGTCATCGATTTGAGATACTATTTTGTGATGAAAACGTTATTGATTGGAATGTTGAATACAGACCGTGTTCATTTTGTGAATGCAGGATAG
- the thrC gene encoding threonine synthase, giving the protein MNKDHLDSKESKFTAPPFVTGQRCLKCGSASKYGNVQTCPQCGIDGILDIQYDYDSIKKYFTPAVIQSRKLDHWRYKELLPIPAQIPLPHLYVGWTPVYDAPRLASHLGIKKLLVKDDGRNPTSSFKDRASSVGVLKAIEFGFDTIACASTGNAASSLAGLSAAVGLKSFIFVPQRAPEPKVTQLLIFGATVLKVEGSYENAFDLCRAGCEKFGWYNRNSGTNPFLVEGKKTAGLEIAEQCIDDLPDWVVVSVGDGCTIGGIGKGLQEMKRLGFIDRVPRLLGVQAEGARAIVDAFISGNDLVPTETNTIADSIAVGTPRNWRRAIQQIKLSRGDMITVSDDEILEAMKSTARLGGVFGEPAGVTSTAGLKRALEKKIIKPNETALVMVTGNGLKDIQSAKQAAGEPITLRPTIEALTTVLSSRGIK; this is encoded by the coding sequence ATGAATAAAGATCATTTGGATTCCAAAGAAAGTAAATTTACCGCGCCTCCGTTTGTGACTGGGCAAAGATGTCTCAAATGCGGATCGGCATCCAAGTATGGGAACGTTCAAACCTGCCCGCAGTGCGGGATTGACGGAATCCTCGATATACAATACGATTACGATTCAATTAAAAAATATTTTACGCCGGCCGTTATTCAGTCGCGAAAACTTGATCATTGGCGCTATAAAGAACTGCTTCCTATTCCGGCCCAGATTCCATTACCGCATTTGTATGTAGGCTGGACGCCGGTGTATGATGCCCCGCGACTTGCTTCGCATCTTGGAATAAAAAAATTATTGGTGAAAGACGATGGACGAAACCCGACCAGTTCGTTTAAAGATCGCGCCAGTTCGGTCGGCGTGTTAAAAGCAATCGAATTTGGATTCGATACCATCGCCTGCGCATCCACGGGCAATGCCGCGTCGTCGCTTGCCGGGCTTTCTGCCGCGGTCGGCTTGAAAAGTTTTATCTTTGTTCCGCAGCGCGCGCCTGAACCGAAAGTGACCCAGCTTCTTATTTTTGGAGCAACGGTTTTAAAAGTTGAAGGGTCGTATGAAAACGCGTTCGATCTTTGCCGTGCAGGATGTGAGAAGTTTGGCTGGTATAATCGAAACAGCGGAACGAATCCATTTTTAGTTGAAGGGAAGAAAACCGCAGGATTAGAAATAGCCGAACAATGCATTGATGATCTGCCGGATTGGGTGGTAGTTTCGGTTGGTGATGGATGTACCATCGGAGGAATCGGTAAAGGACTGCAGGAGATGAAACGTCTTGGATTTATCGACCGCGTTCCGCGTCTCTTGGGGGTTCAGGCAGAAGGTGCGCGGGCGATCGTAGATGCATTTATATCCGGCAACGATCTTGTTCCTACTGAAACCAATACGATTGCGGACAGTATAGCCGTGGGAACTCCGCGCAACTGGCGCAGAGCCATTCAGCAGATCAAACTGTCGCGCGGGGATATGATCACCGTTTCCGATGATGAGATTCTTGAAGCAATGAAATCTACAGCTCGACTCGGAGGAGTTTTTGGCGAACCGGCCGGCGTCACCTCCACAGCCGGATTAAAGCGTGCGTTGGAAAAGAAAATTATAAAACCGAATGAAACTGCATTAGTTATGGTAACCGGAAACGGGCTCAAAGATATTCAATCTGCAAAACAAGCGGCCGGGGAGCCGATTACGCTGCGACCAACGATCGAGGCGCTGACGACGGTTCTTTCATCACGTGGAATAAAATAA
- a CDS encoding uridine kinase, producing the protein MKQKQILIGIAGGTASGKTSVSTEILNAFGGQNQVVIIAQDSYYKDLAHIPFEKRLNFNFDHPDAFDNDLLIEQLKMAVNRQSVEIPTYDHKTHSRRQETLLIEPHKVILLEGILILENQKLRDLMDIKVYIDTDADVRLIRRLKRDIKERARTLDSVLEQYERFVMPMHLQFVEPSKRYADIIIPHGVENKVGVDILMTKIKALLDAHHET; encoded by the coding sequence ATGAAACAGAAACAGATTCTCATTGGCATTGCAGGCGGAACCGCTTCCGGCAAAACGTCCGTATCGACGGAAATTCTCAACGCGTTCGGTGGACAAAATCAGGTCGTCATTATAGCGCAGGATTCCTACTATAAAGACCTTGCGCATATTCCGTTCGAAAAACGCCTCAATTTTAATTTTGATCATCCTGATGCGTTCGACAACGATCTTTTGATCGAGCAGTTGAAGATGGCTGTGAATCGGCAGTCCGTTGAAATCCCGACCTACGATCACAAAACCCACTCGCGACGGCAAGAAACGCTATTGATCGAGCCGCATAAGGTGATCTTATTGGAGGGTATACTTATTCTTGAAAATCAAAAATTACGCGATCTCATGGATATTAAAGTTTATATCGACACCGATGCCGATGTGCGTCTTATTCGCAGACTGAAACGCGATATTAAAGAGCGGGCTCGGACATTGGATTCGGTTTTAGAACAGTATGAACGATTTGTCATGCCGATGCACTTGCAATTTGTCGAACCGTCGAAGCGTTATGCCGATATCATCATTCCGCACGGTGTGGAGAACAAAGTTGGCGTAGATATTCTCATGACAAAGATCAAAGCGCTTCTGGACGCGCATCATGAAACGTAA
- a CDS encoding pyridoxal-phosphate dependent enzyme — protein sequence MSKIIKKINHAIAKKTAARCKKHGITIPTFAQMRNPDLIPDAVKKQLPSIGLWDINPLNLYRITWKNDIKSGGFGGVNYFEIPKAITGVNARIIGIIGKYFPTGAHKVGAAFGCLVPRLVSGEFDPDVHKAVWPSTGNYCRGGAFDCRLLDCTPIAILPEGMSKERFTWLKGIGAEVIATPGTESNVKEIYDKCWELREDPLNIIFNQFDEFGNPIWHYNVTGPALQEAFQALGVKNGRASAYISATGSAGTIGAGDYLKKIHPNLKIVASEALQCPTLLMNGFGEHRIEGIGDKHIPWVHNVRNTDTVSAIDDEDCMRVFRLFNEPEGQKYLKSAGVTNDELENLKLMGISSVSNMLSAIKTAKHFEFNSNDVILTIFTDGADMYHSRIDELKQERGAYTSVEAAKDHAAPLMHQGIDYYKELSYYDKKTIHNLKYFTWIEQQGKSSEELRDQWEPEYWRELFEDEVAQFDKLITEFNAMM from the coding sequence ATGTCGAAGATAATTAAGAAAATAAATCACGCGATTGCAAAGAAAACGGCGGCTCGGTGCAAGAAACACGGCATCACCATTCCGACGTTTGCCCAAATGCGAAATCCTGATCTGATTCCTGATGCTGTCAAGAAACAACTTCCATCCATAGGACTATGGGACATCAATCCGCTGAATCTTTACCGCATTACTTGGAAAAATGATATCAAGAGCGGCGGTTTTGGAGGAGTAAACTATTTTGAAATTCCCAAAGCGATAACTGGCGTGAATGCACGGATCATCGGAATTATTGGAAAATATTTTCCGACCGGCGCGCACAAAGTCGGCGCTGCGTTCGGCTGTCTGGTTCCGCGGTTGGTGAGCGGGGAATTTGATCCTGACGTACACAAGGCGGTTTGGCCGTCAACAGGAAATTACTGCCGCGGCGGCGCATTCGATTGCAGGCTCCTGGATTGTACGCCGATCGCTATTCTTCCCGAAGGCATGTCGAAGGAACGATTTACGTGGCTGAAAGGGATTGGCGCCGAGGTGATTGCGACACCCGGAACGGAGTCGAACGTGAAGGAAATTTACGACAAATGCTGGGAATTGAGGGAAGACCCGCTGAATATCATTTTTAATCAGTTTGATGAATTCGGCAATCCGATCTGGCATTATAATGTTACCGGCCCCGCGCTGCAAGAAGCATTTCAGGCGCTCGGCGTGAAGAACGGCAGAGCCTCCGCTTATATTTCGGCAACGGGTTCCGCCGGAACGATCGGCGCCGGAGATTATCTCAAAAAAATTCATCCTAATCTCAAGATCGTTGCGAGTGAAGCACTGCAATGCCCGACCCTGTTGATGAACGGATTTGGTGAACATCGTATTGAAGGAATCGGCGATAAGCATATTCCGTGGGTGCACAACGTTCGGAATACGGATACCGTTTCGGCCATTGACGATGAAGATTGTATGCGCGTATTTCGGTTGTTCAATGAACCTGAAGGACAAAAATATTTGAAATCAGCGGGAGTTACTAACGATGAATTGGAAAATCTAAAATTGATGGGCATTTCCAGCGTTTCGAATATGCTTTCAGCGATAAAGACCGCAAAACATTTTGAATTCAATTCTAATGATGTGATCCTGACCATTTTCACCGACGGCGCGGATATGTACCATTCCCGTATTGATGAATTGAAACAGGAGCGGGGAGCTTACACTTCCGTGGAAGCTGCAAAAGACCACGCCGCTCCTTTGATGCATCAGGGTATCGATTACTACAAAGAACTTTCTTATTACGACAAAAAAACCATTCATAATCTGAAGTATTTTACCTGGATCGAACAGCAAGGCAAATCGTCGGAAGAATTGCGCGATCAATGGGAACCGGAATATTGGCGCGAGTTGTTTGAAGATGAAGTTGCTCAGTTTGATAAATTGATTACCGAGTTTAATGCGATGATGTAA